The following proteins are co-located in the Sporolactobacillus pectinivorans genome:
- a CDS encoding gamma-type small acid-soluble spore protein has product MVKKTTAGTDLEQVKKQNAQSQSGQLGSEFGSETNAQEVRQQNQKSQQNKQ; this is encoded by the coding sequence ATGGTTAAGAAAACAACTGCGGGCACGGATCTGGAACAAGTTAAAAAGCAAAATGCCCAGTCCCAAAGCGGACAGCTTGGCAGCGAATTCGGCAGCGAAACCAACGCTCAGGAAGTACGTCAGCAAAATCAGAAGTCGCAGCAAAATAAACAGTAA
- a CDS encoding ABC transporter ATP-binding protein, whose translation MSETILEVKGLKTSFFTDDGEVPAVDGVTFSVKEGEILGIVGESGCGKSVTSLSIMGLLPSPPGKIVGGQIIYKGEDISHAKESRMRKLRGNDIAMIFQEPMTSLNPVFTIGEQLTEAIRLHNHLPKKELESRAEELLKMVGLPRARELLKEYPHELSGGMRQRVMIAIAMSCDPKVLIADEPTTALDVTIQAQILDLMAKLNRETHTAIILITHDLGVVAQVCKRVVVMYAGKVVEEGDVRDIFNHPSHPYTEGLIRSIPDLYTKKDTLYTIKGSVPRPGSIKGGCLFAPRCDYVMDKCRTSAPELIGDSHKSRCFLHQKQA comes from the coding sequence TTGAGTGAAACAATCTTGGAAGTTAAGGGGCTGAAAACCTCATTTTTTACGGATGACGGCGAGGTGCCAGCGGTCGATGGTGTTACTTTTTCTGTCAAAGAGGGAGAAATTCTTGGTATTGTCGGTGAATCCGGCTGCGGGAAGAGTGTGACTTCACTGTCCATCATGGGTTTGCTGCCCTCGCCTCCCGGAAAAATAGTGGGGGGACAGATTATTTACAAGGGTGAAGATATCAGTCATGCAAAAGAGTCCCGTATGCGGAAACTGCGCGGTAATGATATTGCGATGATTTTTCAGGAGCCTATGACGTCGCTTAATCCGGTTTTTACGATTGGTGAACAGCTGACTGAAGCGATCCGTTTACATAATCATCTGCCTAAAAAGGAATTAGAGTCGCGTGCCGAGGAACTGCTGAAAATGGTCGGCCTTCCGCGTGCGCGGGAGTTGCTCAAGGAGTATCCGCATGAACTGTCAGGTGGGATGCGCCAGCGTGTAATGATTGCTATAGCGATGTCGTGTGATCCGAAAGTGCTGATTGCTGATGAACCGACTACTGCGCTTGATGTCACAATTCAGGCTCAGATTCTGGATCTGATGGCCAAGCTGAACCGTGAGACCCATACGGCCATTATACTAATTACCCATGATCTGGGAGTTGTTGCCCAGGTGTGCAAACGGGTTGTTGTCATGTATGCAGGCAAAGTTGTCGAGGAGGGGGATGTACGGGACATTTTTAACCACCCGAGCCACCCCTATACTGAGGGACTTATCCGGTCGATACCCGATCTGTACACCAAGAAGGATACGCTTTACACCATAAAGGGTAGCGTGCCGAGACCTGGATCGATTAAAGGCGGCTGCCTGTTTGCACCGCGCTGTGACTATGTGATGGACAAGTGCAGAACAAGTGCACCGGAACTGATTGGCGACAGCCACAAATCACGCTGCTTTCTGCATCAGAAACAGGCGTAG